In one window of Pseudodesulfovibrio sediminis DNA:
- a CDS encoding ABC transporter permease: MNLLTIPFRNTRRKWVKTVLLLLVFALGVTSIVSLNYVSSVVGESLEKKLTAYGANILIMPKSEKLTVSYGGFSMGDMALGVTDLSESEVVSRTGSIELKDRIAVVAPKLVAMAKANDVAVGVIGVRWDKEQVLKGYWAVDGTFPTSDTGVVVGSKAAARLSLKPGDTLELDGVTASVSGVLMPTGSDDDSVIFAGMQFAQAHFGSSDRVSFVEVAALCAGCPIEDIVSQLQASLPGTDIQALQSIVKQRMYSVNFVKQLVLTVSLIILFIACCMVGVTMLSSVNERIKEIGLLRSLGFGRASIFSIFCFEAMLIGMLAGVIGYFGGVALSLEMLKVLDMAEAATLSFDLTHLAMTSLLIVLVSVLSAFFPAWKASAIEPSEALISL, from the coding sequence ATGAATCTTCTGACCATCCCCTTCCGGAATACACGCCGCAAATGGGTGAAGACGGTGCTCCTCTTGCTCGTCTTCGCCCTTGGCGTAACCTCCATCGTTTCGCTGAACTATGTATCCAGCGTGGTTGGTGAATCCTTGGAGAAAAAACTCACCGCCTATGGTGCCAATATCCTGATCATGCCCAAAAGCGAGAAGCTGACCGTGAGTTACGGCGGGTTTTCCATGGGTGATATGGCGCTTGGGGTGACCGATCTGAGCGAATCGGAGGTGGTCTCCAGAACAGGGAGCATCGAACTCAAGGACCGCATAGCGGTGGTGGCGCCCAAGCTTGTTGCCATGGCCAAGGCGAACGATGTCGCGGTGGGCGTTATCGGTGTCCGCTGGGACAAGGAGCAGGTGCTCAAAGGGTACTGGGCAGTGGACGGGACATTCCCCACATCCGATACTGGTGTAGTCGTCGGCTCCAAGGCAGCAGCGCGCCTCAGTCTCAAGCCCGGGGATACGCTGGAACTCGATGGGGTGACAGCGTCGGTTTCCGGGGTGCTCATGCCCACCGGCAGCGATGATGATTCCGTTATTTTTGCGGGTATGCAGTTTGCGCAGGCCCACTTCGGTTCATCAGATCGGGTGAGCTTTGTTGAAGTGGCGGCACTGTGCGCCGGATGCCCCATTGAAGATATCGTGTCCCAGCTCCAGGCCTCGTTGCCGGGCACGGACATTCAGGCTCTACAATCCATCGTCAAGCAGCGGATGTACTCGGTCAATTTCGTCAAGCAGCTTGTTTTGACCGTGTCCCTCATCATTCTCTTCATCGCCTGTTGTATGGTGGGCGTGACCATGCTCTCGTCCGTGAACGAGCGCATCAAGGAGATCGGCCTCTTGCGCTCTCTCGGATTCGGTCGCGCATCCATCTTTTCCATCTTTTGTTTCGAAGCCATGCTCATCGGCATGCTGGCTGGCGTGATCGGCTATTTTGGCGGGGTCGCGCTCAGCCTTGAAATGCTCAAGGTGCTCGATATGGCCGAGGCGGCGACCCTTTCCTTTGACCTCACGCATCTGGCCATGACCAGTTTGCTGATCGTGCTTGTCTCGGTCCTGTCCGCGTTCTTCCCGGCCTGGAAGGCGTCGGCCATCGAACCGTCTGAAGCACTCATTTCACTGTAG
- a CDS encoding ABC transporter ATP-binding protein, which yields MLEAKNIIKTFRSEGVDTQALNGVDISVDYGEFVSIVGRSGSGKTTFLNILSTLLAPDSGEIMYKGQDVTAFSAGKLNALRHHDFAVIFQFHYLLPFLSARENVLLPYMKGLAPVSREIKMRADACLERVGLGGKGAKIPGHLSGGEQQRVAIARALVKESSVLFADEPTGNLDKTTGDSVMELLADLKNDGLSIVMVTHDNEYAVKADRVVSMADGVVVEA from the coding sequence ATGCTTGAAGCAAAAAACATCATCAAGACATTCCGCTCCGAAGGGGTCGACACCCAGGCTTTGAACGGTGTGGATATCTCGGTCGATTATGGCGAATTCGTGTCCATTGTGGGCCGATCCGGCTCCGGTAAGACCACGTTCCTGAATATCCTGTCCACGCTCCTTGCCCCTGACTCTGGAGAGATCATGTACAAGGGGCAGGATGTCACCGCGTTTTCGGCAGGAAAATTGAACGCCCTGCGCCACCATGACTTTGCCGTTATTTTCCAGTTTCACTATCTGCTGCCGTTCCTGTCGGCCAGAGAGAACGTTCTGCTGCCCTACATGAAGGGGCTTGCTCCGGTTTCCAGAGAGATCAAGATGCGGGCTGACGCCTGCCTTGAGCGCGTTGGACTGGGTGGCAAGGGAGCCAAGATTCCCGGTCACCTCTCCGGCGGAGAGCAACAGCGCGTGGCCATTGCCCGCGCGTTGGTCAAGGAGTCGTCTGTCTTGTTCGCGGACGAGCCCACAGGCAATCTAGACAAGACCACCGGGGATTCCGTCATGGAGTTGCTTGCCGATCTCAAGAATGATGGACTCTCCATTGTCATGGTCACCCATGACAACGAGTACGCGGTCAAGGCCGACAGGGTTGTCTCCATGGCCGATGGGGTTGTGGTCGAGGCCTGA
- a CDS encoding PhzF family phenazine biosynthesis isomerase yields the protein MKKKISVLLVDAFTSTPGKGNRAGVVLDATGLSESEMQAVAHTVDVSETAFMIPTPDSTEHALHVRYFTPSTEVPTCGHATVGAHFARARALGLADTTVCRQDRCGRASC from the coding sequence ATGAAAAAGAAAATATCAGTTCTGTTGGTCGATGCGTTCACCAGCACGCCGGGCAAGGGTAACCGGGCAGGCGTGGTGTTGGATGCGACCGGGTTGAGTGAGAGCGAGATGCAGGCCGTGGCGCACACGGTCGACGTGTCTGAAACCGCATTCATGATTCCCACCCCGGACTCCACCGAGCACGCACTGCACGTTCGCTACTTCACGCCGTCCACAGAGGTGCCGACTTGTGGTCACGCCACCGTGGGGGCGCATTTTGCCCGCGCCAGAGCATTGGGGTTGGCCGATACCACGGTATGTCGCCAAGATCGGTGCGGGCGTGCTTCCTGTTGA
- a CDS encoding PhzF family phenazine biosynthesis isomerase, which yields MKIIMTQGEVVFTPPYDRHTTDRILAALGLTVDDLLSDLPVQEVSTGHSKVMVPIRSVDTLDSLMPNMDALVACSRATQCNGFFVFAFNDEDDLALTSGRMFAPAVGIPEDPVTGNGNGPCGAYLSQHGRLPDRDVVSYCGRQGVAMGKEGVIEVTVHRHNGRPDTVQVGGLAVEAGQMEVVLESPS from the coding sequence ATGAAAATCATCATGACCCAGGGCGAGGTGGTCTTTACCCCGCCCTATGATCGGCACACCACAGACCGCATCCTCGCGGCTCTCGGGCTGACTGTTGACGACCTGCTTTCGGACCTGCCAGTGCAGGAGGTCTCCACTGGCCATTCCAAGGTGATGGTCCCCATCCGGTCCGTGGACACGCTCGATTCCCTGATGCCTAACATGGATGCGCTCGTGGCGTGCAGCCGCGCTACGCAGTGCAACGGCTTTTTCGTGTTCGCTTTCAATGACGAGGACGACCTCGCTTTGACCAGCGGTAGGATGTTCGCCCCGGCAGTGGGCATCCCTGAAGATCCGGTCACCGGCAATGGGAACGGGCCGTGCGGTGCGTATCTGTCGCAGCACGGCAGACTCCCGGACAGAGACGTGGTTTCCTATTGCGGCAGACAGGGCGTTGCCATGGGAAAGGAGGGCGTTATCGAGGTCACGGTACATCGTCACAACGGCCGGCCCGACACGGTGCAGGTCGGCGGCTTGGCTGTGGAGGCCGGGCAGATGGAAGTGGTGTTGGAAAGTCCCTCATAA
- a CDS encoding metallophosphoesterase family protein encodes MYWIAFGDIHESTALLGSIPDLAEADGVIITGDITNRGGESAVRDVLDAVAAINPRILAQPGNMDTDEVQAYLKAQGMDMHLRVRELAPGLGLMGVGLSTPTPFGTPGEVSEGRLGRWLEETVSQAKGYYQLICAIHEPPFETEVDVLGNGQHVGSPSVRSFIEKTQPAVVLTGHIHEATGVAMIGKTPVINPGMLAGGGYVRIDFDGNMVTAELKSV; translated from the coding sequence ATGTATTGGATAGCTTTTGGCGATATTCACGAATCCACTGCGCTGCTCGGGTCCATCCCTGACCTGGCAGAGGCCGATGGCGTCATCATCACCGGCGATATCACCAACCGGGGCGGTGAAAGCGCCGTTCGAGATGTCCTGGACGCCGTGGCCGCCATCAATCCGCGTATTCTGGCCCAGCCGGGCAACATGGATACCGATGAGGTGCAGGCCTATCTCAAGGCGCAGGGCATGGATATGCACCTGCGGGTGCGCGAGCTGGCTCCGGGGCTTGGTCTCATGGGAGTCGGTCTGTCAACGCCCACCCCCTTCGGCACGCCGGGCGAAGTCTCGGAAGGCAGGCTCGGCCGATGGCTGGAAGAGACCGTTAGCCAGGCCAAGGGATATTATCAGCTGATTTGTGCAATCCATGAGCCGCCCTTTGAGACCGAGGTGGACGTGCTTGGCAATGGCCAGCATGTGGGCAGTCCGTCTGTTCGTTCCTTTATCGAAAAGACCCAGCCCGCCGTCGTCCTCACAGGCCACATTCACGAGGCAACCGGCGTTGCCATGATCGGCAAGACCCCGGTCATCAATCCCGGCATGCTCGCTGGCGGTGGGTATGTGCGCATTGATTTTGACGGCAACATGGTGACCGCGGAACTCAAGAGCGTCTAG
- a CDS encoding 23S rRNA (pseudouridine(1915)-N(3))-methyltransferase RlmH, which produces MSKIGFIWVGKLKEPFSKDGCAHYWKKLSRFFKLDEAMVKDAPGKLPALEKSKVEGEGILSKVKKGDVLIILDEFGDRLTSKKLAKLLQKWTDAPNQRPVFVIGGPFGLSDDVKQAARHSIRLSDMTLPHELARLVLLEQLYRAGTIHKNMPYHHE; this is translated from the coding sequence ATGAGCAAGATCGGTTTCATCTGGGTCGGCAAGCTCAAAGAGCCATTTTCCAAGGATGGCTGCGCCCATTACTGGAAGAAACTGTCCCGTTTTTTCAAGCTGGACGAGGCCATGGTCAAGGACGCGCCCGGCAAGTTGCCCGCCTTGGAGAAGAGCAAGGTAGAGGGCGAAGGGATTCTTTCCAAGGTCAAAAAAGGGGACGTGCTCATCATTCTTGATGAATTCGGTGACCGTCTGACCTCCAAAAAGTTAGCAAAACTGCTTCAGAAATGGACGGATGCGCCCAATCAGCGGCCTGTTTTTGTCATCGGCGGTCCCTTTGGTTTGTCTGATGACGTCAAGCAGGCGGCCCGTCATTCCATTCGATTGAGTGACATGACCCTGCCGCACGAACTGGCCCGTCTGGTCTTGCTTGAACAGCTGTACCGAGCAGGAACCATCCATAAAAACATGCCTTATCATCACGAATAG
- a CDS encoding AMP-binding protein, which yields MFTKEEYSSYEDFCARYKPECPENFNFSYDVLDALDPKKTALIHVDDAGTRREYDFKFFQETSSRLANALMAKGVRKGDRIMLVLYRRMEYWTVMLALHRIGALPIPSPSLLTKKDISQRVNYAGISAIICEDSICERVDEAKPDCDGLNLLVQIDGTTNDGWLDYEELMATGDASCPRTADTPCNDDPMVIFFSSGTTGLPKMVMHTFAYPASHFTTGALWHDLEDGDIHLTLSETGWAKSVWGKFYGQWMAGATVFVWDFRGKFEPAHLLQIMADNKITTFCAPPTVYRFLVREDLSKYDLSALRHCTTAGELLNDSVFHAWKKAFNMPLYEGYGQTETTLQVATFKFMEPKPGSIGKPVPGWDIALMDEEGNEVPQGEEGEICIRIDKPVLGLFDSYMDEPEKTANVKCGDWYHTGDKAWADEDGFFWFMGRTDDLIKSSGYRIGPFEVESALVAHDAVIEAAVTGLPDEVRGQLVKATVVLAPGYEPSEELTKTLQAFVRDLTAPYKYPRVIDYVTELPKTISGKIKRKEIREADLANLPN from the coding sequence ATGTTCACCAAAGAAGAATACTCAAGCTACGAAGACTTCTGCGCCCGATACAAACCGGAATGCCCCGAGAATTTCAACTTTTCCTATGATGTCCTGGATGCACTGGACCCAAAAAAGACCGCGCTCATCCATGTGGACGATGCCGGAACCCGTCGCGAATACGACTTCAAGTTCTTTCAGGAAACCTCTTCCAGACTCGCCAATGCGCTCATGGCCAAAGGCGTCAGGAAAGGCGACCGCATCATGCTGGTGCTCTATCGCCGCATGGAATACTGGACCGTCATGCTCGCCCTGCACCGCATCGGCGCGCTGCCCATTCCGTCCCCCTCGCTCCTGACCAAGAAGGATATCTCCCAGCGCGTGAACTACGCCGGTATCTCCGCCATCATCTGTGAAGACTCCATCTGCGAGCGTGTTGACGAAGCCAAACCGGATTGTGACGGCCTGAACCTGCTGGTGCAGATCGACGGCACGACCAATGACGGCTGGCTTGATTACGAAGAACTCATGGCCACGGGCGACGCCTCCTGCCCACGCACGGCCGACACGCCCTGCAACGATGATCCCATGGTCATTTTCTTTTCGTCCGGCACCACAGGCCTGCCCAAGATGGTGATGCACACCTTTGCCTACCCGGCCTCCCATTTCACCACCGGCGCACTGTGGCACGACCTTGAAGACGGCGATATCCACCTGACCCTGTCCGAAACGGGCTGGGCCAAATCCGTATGGGGCAAATTCTACGGCCAGTGGATGGCCGGCGCCACCGTGTTCGTCTGGGACTTCCGCGGCAAGTTCGAGCCTGCCCACCTGTTGCAGATCATGGCGGACAACAAGATCACCACATTCTGCGCACCGCCCACGGTCTACCGTTTCCTGGTACGTGAAGACCTGTCCAAATACGACCTGTCCGCTCTGCGCCACTGCACCACTGCGGGAGAACTGCTGAACGATTCTGTCTTCCACGCCTGGAAAAAAGCGTTCAATATGCCGCTCTACGAAGGATACGGCCAGACCGAGACCACACTGCAGGTGGCCACCTTCAAATTCATGGAACCCAAACCCGGCTCCATCGGCAAACCCGTCCCCGGCTGGGATATCGCGCTCATGGATGAGGAAGGCAACGAGGTGCCCCAGGGTGAAGAGGGAGAAATCTGCATTCGCATCGACAAGCCCGTACTCGGCCTGTTCGACTCCTATATGGATGAACCGGAAAAGACCGCCAACGTCAAATGCGGCGACTGGTATCACACCGGTGACAAGGCCTGGGCCGACGAGGATGGATTCTTCTGGTTCATGGGACGCACCGACGACCTCATCAAATCTTCCGGCTACCGCATCGGCCCCTTTGAGGTCGAATCCGCGCTGGTCGCTCACGACGCCGTCATCGAAGCGGCTGTCACCGGTCTGCCCGACGAAGTCCGCGGCCAGCTGGTCAAGGCAACGGTCGTGCTCGCTCCGGGCTATGAACCGTCCGAAGAGCTGACCAAGACCCTGCAGGCTTTTGTCCGCGACCTGACCGCGCCGTACAAATACCCCCGCGTCATTGACTATGTGACCGAGCTGCCCAAGACCATCTCCGGCAAAATCAAACGCAAGGAGATTCGCGAGGCGGATCTGGCCAATCTGCCGAACTAA
- a CDS encoding helix-turn-helix domain-containing protein, producing MEQYKEIAPRLIGVREGVGWTPKEMADLLGVTEEKVVGYESGTVEIPVGYMLDVSRLCRVDLTTLISGREPHLKSYSLVRKDEGFAVDRRKDYDYKSLGYKFSGREMEPFLITVPAKSGDDMAETAHRGQEFIYVLEGRLEVRMGGEPIIVEPGDSLYFNSETPHALRGLDGNEVTFLDVIL from the coding sequence ATGGAACAGTACAAAGAGATTGCACCGCGTCTAATCGGTGTTCGTGAAGGCGTTGGTTGGACCCCAAAGGAGATGGCTGACCTGCTGGGGGTTACGGAAGAGAAGGTTGTCGGCTACGAATCCGGCACCGTGGAGATCCCGGTCGGCTACATGCTGGACGTGTCCCGTCTGTGCAGAGTGGACCTGACCACCCTGATTTCCGGTCGTGAACCCCATCTGAAATCCTACTCCCTGGTCCGCAAGGATGAGGGTTTTGCCGTGGATCGACGCAAGGATTACGACTACAAATCCCTGGGATACAAATTTTCCGGGCGCGAAATGGAACCGTTTCTGATCACGGTTCCGGCCAAATCCGGTGACGATATGGCCGAGACTGCACACCGTGGACAGGAGTTCATCTATGTGCTCGAAGGCCGTCTGGAAGTCAGAATGGGCGGCGAACCGATCATCGTTGAGCCCGGCGACTCACTGTATTTCAACTCTGAAACGCCGCACGCGTTGCGTGGTCTTGATGGCAATGAAGTCACTTTCCTCGATGTGATTCTCTAG
- a CDS encoding AMP-binding protein, with protein sequence MTALREMTLGQILDETIEKHPDQEAVVYVDRGFRLTYREFGELVDTIAKGLMGLGVQKGEKVAVWANNVPYWVALQFATAKIGAIMLTVNTHYQSHELKYLLEHSETENLFIIGEYRNHDYLQTVYDLVPELRIQERGQLKTNKFPKLKRVFYLGHEKHRGLYSIPELQAMSSMVTHEDYAARQAELTPHDVVNMQYTSGTTGFPKGVQLTHYNIGNNGYWIGQNQAFQAGDRLCLTVPLFHCFGCVLGVLACINHGVTMVIKEDFVPLEVMHAIDVENCTAVYGVPTMYIAMLDHPMFDKFDFSSLRTGIMAGSPCPVEVMKKVMDKMNMKEITICYGLTESSPVMSQTKIGDTIEHMTETVGTAMPEVEIKITDPETGEECPPHVQGEVCCRGYNVMKGYYNNDKATEEAIDAEGWLHSGDLGELDEDGYLSITGRLKDMIIRGGENIYPREIEEFLYSMDGILDVQVAGVPSQKFGEQVGAFILLKDGAELEPEDVVDYCRGKIAHYKTPRYVTFMTEYPMTASGKIQKYKLRDYAHELWPDA encoded by the coding sequence ATGACAGCACTTCGCGAGATGACTCTCGGCCAGATCCTGGATGAAACAATCGAGAAACACCCTGATCAGGAAGCGGTCGTCTATGTGGACCGCGGCTTTCGCCTGACATACAGGGAGTTCGGTGAATTGGTGGACACCATTGCCAAGGGACTCATGGGCCTCGGCGTCCAGAAAGGTGAAAAGGTCGCGGTCTGGGCCAACAACGTCCCCTACTGGGTGGCCCTGCAATTCGCCACGGCCAAGATCGGGGCCATCATGCTCACGGTCAACACGCACTACCAGTCCCATGAACTCAAATATCTGCTGGAGCATTCCGAGACCGAAAACCTGTTCATCATCGGCGAATACCGGAACCACGACTATCTCCAGACCGTGTACGACCTTGTCCCCGAACTCAGGATTCAGGAACGGGGCCAGCTCAAGACCAACAAGTTTCCCAAGCTCAAACGTGTCTTCTACCTCGGCCATGAAAAACATCGCGGCCTGTATTCCATCCCGGAACTCCAGGCCATGTCCTCCATGGTTACCCATGAAGACTACGCCGCCCGTCAGGCAGAACTCACTCCGCATGACGTGGTCAACATGCAATACACCTCCGGTACCACCGGGTTCCCCAAAGGGGTCCAGCTGACCCACTACAACATCGGCAACAACGGGTACTGGATCGGCCAGAACCAGGCATTTCAGGCCGGGGACAGGCTCTGTCTCACCGTGCCGCTCTTCCACTGTTTCGGCTGCGTGCTCGGCGTGCTCGCCTGCATCAACCACGGCGTGACCATGGTCATAAAAGAGGACTTCGTTCCCCTTGAGGTCATGCACGCCATTGACGTGGAAAACTGTACCGCCGTGTACGGCGTGCCCACCATGTACATCGCCATGCTCGACCACCCCATGTTCGACAAGTTCGATTTCTCCAGCCTGCGCACCGGCATCATGGCCGGTTCTCCCTGCCCGGTGGAGGTGATGAAAAAGGTCATGGACAAGATGAACATGAAAGAGATCACCATCTGCTACGGGCTCACCGAGAGCAGCCCGGTCATGTCCCAGACAAAGATCGGCGACACCATCGAGCACATGACCGAGACCGTCGGTACGGCCATGCCCGAAGTCGAGATCAAGATCACGGACCCGGAAACCGGCGAAGAATGTCCGCCCCATGTTCAGGGCGAGGTCTGCTGCCGCGGCTACAACGTCATGAAGGGCTACTACAACAACGACAAGGCCACGGAAGAAGCCATCGACGCCGAGGGCTGGCTCCACTCGGGCGACCTCGGCGAGCTAGACGAGGACGGCTACCTCTCTATCACGGGACGGCTGAAGGACATGATCATCCGTGGCGGCGAAAACATCTATCCGAGAGAGATAGAGGAATTCCTCTACTCCATGGACGGTATCCTCGACGTGCAGGTGGCCGGTGTTCCCAGCCAGAAATTCGGCGAGCAGGTGGGCGCATTCATCCTCCTCAAGGATGGCGCCGAGCTTGAACCCGAAGACGTCGTGGATTACTGTCGCGGAAAGATCGCTCATTACAAAACCCCGCGATATGTAACATTCATGACGGAATATCCCATGACCGCATCGGGCAAGATTCAAAAATACAAACTCCGCGACTACGCCCACGAACTGTGGCCGGACGCGTAG
- a CDS encoding helix-turn-helix domain-containing protein, whose translation MSTIGKRIRSYREKQNLSIEDLANRTTLDQDFIEAVEEEDMYPSLQPLVKMARALGVRLGTFMDDHVSSDPLIIKLAEREEELTMHPDGKEPGMKFHSLGKGKTDRHMEPFFVELMPESAKDVSLSSHEGEEFIICQSGKVRVTYGQEESVLEPGDSIYFNSIVPHNVACGGDEKAEIYAVLYFPV comes from the coding sequence ATGAGCACTATCGGAAAACGCATCCGATCCTACCGGGAAAAACAAAATCTCAGCATTGAAGATCTGGCCAATCGGACGACCCTGGATCAGGACTTCATCGAGGCCGTTGAAGAAGAGGACATGTACCCTTCGCTGCAACCGCTGGTGAAAATGGCCCGCGCTCTGGGCGTAAGACTGGGCACCTTCATGGACGACCATGTTTCCAGTGACCCGCTTATCATCAAGCTGGCCGAACGCGAAGAGGAACTGACCATGCACCCCGACGGCAAGGAGCCGGGCATGAAGTTCCACTCTCTGGGCAAAGGCAAGACCGACCGCCACATGGAACCTTTTTTTGTCGAACTGATGCCCGAATCTGCCAAGGACGTCTCGCTGTCCTCGCATGAAGGTGAAGAGTTCATCATCTGTCAAAGCGGTAAGGTGCGTGTCACTTACGGCCAGGAAGAATCCGTACTCGAACCGGGTGACTCCATCTATTTCAATTCCATCGTGCCCCACAACGTGGCCTGCGGCGGAGACGAAAAGGCCGAAATCTACGCTGTCCTCTATTTCCCGGTGTAG
- a CDS encoding tetratricopeptide repeat protein: MTQDENRPDEKPAPPGGQSASKVEQDPLPSVDIPGDVEIEKISGAFSSQTVSKVGTGTTQRKAVQKAFWYAEEGEPDAEGNRLVLVQPLNNNNVPSGPKESVPLVDFLERYNPEIEYYQEHVFPRIKEMNSTLKRAEAQREQGALYSAQFEFEAALSFDEKNVRANFGLGLTYMERGESEKAGDIFERLVSLDAAFSPEHKHLFNEFGINLRKSKLLDQAVDYYSRALEITEDDDNLYYNVARAYFERGDLDECRESLRKALALNPTHEAATKFMAYLDKDA; encoded by the coding sequence GTGACCCAAGACGAAAATCGGCCAGACGAAAAGCCCGCTCCCCCGGGTGGACAATCGGCTTCCAAGGTGGAGCAGGACCCGCTTCCGTCAGTGGATATCCCCGGTGACGTGGAGATCGAAAAAATTTCCGGTGCGTTTTCCTCTCAAACCGTGTCCAAAGTCGGTACAGGGACCACCCAGCGCAAAGCCGTGCAAAAAGCCTTCTGGTATGCCGAGGAAGGGGAACCTGACGCGGAAGGAAATCGCTTGGTACTGGTACAGCCGCTGAACAACAACAATGTGCCGTCCGGTCCCAAGGAATCCGTGCCTTTGGTCGACTTTCTGGAACGGTACAACCCGGAAATCGAATATTATCAGGAGCACGTCTTTCCGCGTATCAAGGAGATGAACTCCACACTGAAGCGCGCCGAAGCGCAGCGGGAGCAGGGGGCGTTGTATTCCGCCCAGTTCGAGTTTGAAGCGGCACTCAGTTTTGACGAGAAGAATGTGCGGGCCAACTTTGGTCTGGGCCTGACATATATGGAGCGTGGCGAATCCGAAAAAGCGGGTGATATTTTCGAGCGGCTCGTTTCTCTGGACGCGGCGTTTTCCCCCGAACACAAGCACCTTTTCAACGAGTTCGGCATCAACCTGCGCAAATCAAAGCTGCTGGATCAGGCCGTGGACTATTATTCTCGTGCCCTGGAAATTACCGAAGACGACGACAATCTCTACTACAACGTCGCCAGAGCCTACTTCGAGCGGGGTGACCTGGATGAGTGTCGTGAGAGCCTGCGCAAGGCCCTTGCACTCAATCCGACGCATGAGGCCGCCACCAAGTTCATGGCATACCTGGACAAGGATGCCTGA
- a CDS encoding ABC transporter ATP-binding protein: MCLTLDTVSFAYDRGPTILRETSLTFEQGGYYLVRGPSGSGKSTLLRLLCRLEESTGGTIRYKDCDISDMAPHVLRRCVAYVQQMPTLLPGTVRDNLLLPFSFQANKILSVPSDLELSAFLDSFLLNGVRLDSAADRLSVGQSQRICLIRSLLLNPEVILLDEPTASLDAKSAEVVLHKAQALSDKGVTVIMISHTETVPEGVTDIVTINDLRLVRQ, encoded by the coding sequence ATGTGTCTGACCCTCGACACCGTCTCCTTTGCCTACGATCGAGGGCCGACCATTTTGCGAGAGACCTCACTGACATTCGAGCAGGGTGGTTATTATCTTGTGCGCGGCCCGTCCGGGTCGGGCAAGTCAACGCTGCTCCGGCTGCTCTGTCGGCTGGAGGAATCCACCGGCGGCACCATCCGGTACAAGGATTGTGACATCAGCGACATGGCCCCGCACGTACTGCGTCGATGCGTTGCCTATGTCCAGCAGATGCCCACACTGCTACCCGGCACGGTGCGCGACAACCTCCTGCTGCCGTTCTCTTTTCAGGCGAACAAGATTCTTTCCGTTCCTTCCGATCTGGAACTTTCCGCATTCCTCGACTCCTTTCTGCTCAATGGCGTGCGCCTTGATTCCGCTGCGGACAGACTGTCCGTGGGCCAGTCGCAGCGCATCTGTCTGATCCGCAGCCTGCTGCTCAATCCCGAGGTCATATTGTTGGATGAACCCACGGCTTCGCTGGACGCGAAAAGCGCGGAAGTGGTGCTGCACAAGGCGCAGGCATTGAGCGACAAAGGAGTGACCGTGATCATGATATCCCACACCGAGACCGTGCCCGAAGGGGTGACCGATATCGTCACCATCAACGATTTGCGGCTGGTGCGCCAATGA
- a CDS encoding ABC transporter permease, whose amino-acid sequence MTQPIIEIGPLQLALCLGFVLLAGVTSFSYKLKLEKDLFIGTVRTFAQLFLMGYVLKFVFEVHVSWLVLLMFIGMVAAAVHIIRGRVSERSIPFVIPTFVSMIISYTLVTMLVTGVVVGARPWWTPQYFIPLAGMIVGNSMTAISICLDRLFSDLKARRTEVEMKLALGADYREASQDILRAAIKAGMIPSINSLMAVGLVSLPGMMTGQILSGTDPLIAIRYQIIVMLMLVASTSLGALVVTSLVRKRCFSAAQRLLLR is encoded by the coding sequence ATGACACAACCCATCATCGAAATAGGGCCGCTGCAACTCGCGCTCTGCCTTGGCTTCGTGCTGCTCGCGGGCGTCACGTCCTTCTCGTATAAGCTCAAGCTGGAAAAGGACCTGTTCATCGGCACGGTCCGTACCTTTGCCCAGCTTTTTCTCATGGGCTATGTGCTCAAGTTCGTGTTCGAAGTCCATGTGAGTTGGCTGGTCCTGCTCATGTTTATCGGCATGGTGGCCGCCGCGGTCCACATCATCCGGGGGCGTGTGTCCGAGCGGAGCATCCCGTTCGTGATCCCGACCTTTGTGTCCATGATCATCTCCTACACGCTGGTGACCATGCTTGTGACCGGCGTTGTGGTAGGAGCCAGGCCGTGGTGGACGCCGCAGTATTTCATCCCGTTGGCAGGCATGATCGTGGGCAATTCCATGACCGCCATCTCCATCTGTCTTGATCGGTTGTTTTCCGATCTCAAGGCGCGCCGTACCGAGGTGGAGATGAAGCTTGCGCTCGGCGCGGACTATCGCGAGGCGTCGCAGGATATCCTGCGTGCGGCCATCAAGGCGGGCATGATCCCCTCCATCAACTCGCTCATGGCCGTGGGGCTGGTCTCCCTGCCGGGAATGATGACCGGTCAGATCCTGTCCGGCACGGACCCGCTTATCGCCATCCGCTACCAGATCATCGTGATGCTGATGCTGGTTGCCTCGACCTCACTGGGGGCGCTGGTCGTCACCAGCCTTGTGCGGAAGCGGTGTTTCTCTGCTGCGCAGAGACTGCTTTTGCGATAA